A window from Bordetella petrii encodes these proteins:
- a CDS encoding phosphatidate cytidylyltransferase — translation MLGQRVLTAIVLLAVLAAALASGNPWWFVALLAAAAACACWEWLRLTVPQPPSRALCVGAAAALLAIMLWLAWAWLSGAPAAAALQAAVVRWLVPAVVLAWLLAATTAVVRGRADAPAASLGWSLFSVPAVLAAWSVLALMFMARGGWFVVSLLALVWVADISAYFAGRAFGKRKLAPRVSPGKTVAGAVAGIAGAVAWVWLSSLWTGSFGQLLVERGGLWLALPAAALLGAISIVGDLFESLLKRRAGRKDSSALLPGHGGVYDRIDAILPVAPFALLLSGVLS, via the coding sequence ATGCTCGGCCAACGAGTCCTTACCGCCATCGTCCTGCTGGCCGTCCTGGCCGCCGCATTGGCATCGGGCAACCCCTGGTGGTTCGTGGCGCTGCTGGCGGCAGCCGCTGCCTGCGCCTGCTGGGAATGGCTGCGCCTGACCGTGCCCCAGCCGCCCTCGCGCGCGCTGTGCGTGGGGGCCGCGGCCGCGCTGCTGGCGATCATGCTGTGGCTGGCCTGGGCCTGGCTGTCGGGCGCGCCCGCGGCGGCGGCGCTGCAGGCCGCCGTGGTGCGCTGGCTGGTGCCGGCGGTGGTCCTGGCATGGCTGCTGGCCGCCACCACCGCCGTGGTGCGCGGCCGCGCCGACGCGCCGGCCGCCAGCCTGGGCTGGTCGCTGTTCAGCGTGCCGGCCGTCCTGGCCGCCTGGTCGGTGCTGGCCCTGATGTTCATGGCGCGCGGCGGCTGGTTCGTGGTGTCGCTGCTGGCCCTGGTCTGGGTGGCCGACATTTCCGCCTATTTCGCCGGCCGGGCATTCGGCAAGCGTAAACTGGCCCCCAGGGTCAGCCCGGGCAAGACCGTGGCGGGGGCCGTGGCCGGCATAGCCGGGGCGGTCGCCTGGGTCTGGCTGTCCAGCCTGTGGACAGGCAGTTTCGGCCAGTTGCTGGTCGAGCGGGGCGGCCTCTGGCTGGCGTTGCCGGCCGCGGCGCTGCTGGGCGCCATATCCATCGTGGGCGACCTGTTCGAATCCCTGCTCAAGCGCCGCGCCGGCCGCAAAGATTCCAGCGCGCTGCTGCCGGGTCACGGCGGGGTCTACGACCGCATCGACGCCATTCTCCCGGTCGCGCCGTTCGCCTTGCTGTTGTCTGGAGTGCTGTCTTGA
- the rpsB gene encoding 30S ribosomal protein S2, with amino-acid sequence MSLMREMLEAGVHFGHQTRYWNPKMAPYIFGHRNKIHIINLEQTVAKYQDATKFVKQLAARGGNILFVGTKRAARELVAAEAARCGMPYVDARWLGGMLTNFKTVKTSVKRLKDMEAVVAEGGAERMIKKEGLLFQRELDKLNKSIGGIKDMNGLPDALFVIDVGYHKIAVAEARTLGIPVVAVVDTNHSPDGIDYVIPGNDDSAKAIALYAKGIADAVLEGREQNLNGLVEEAGEGSEEFVEVQDNQG; translated from the coding sequence ATGTCCCTCATGCGCGAAATGCTGGAAGCTGGCGTCCACTTCGGCCACCAGACCCGCTACTGGAATCCCAAGATGGCCCCGTACATCTTCGGCCATCGCAACAAAATCCACATCATCAACCTGGAACAAACGGTCGCCAAGTACCAGGACGCCACCAAGTTCGTGAAGCAGCTGGCTGCCCGCGGCGGCAACATCCTGTTCGTCGGCACCAAGCGCGCCGCCCGTGAACTGGTCGCGGCCGAAGCCGCCCGTTGCGGCATGCCCTACGTCGACGCCCGCTGGCTCGGCGGCATGCTGACCAACTTCAAAACGGTGAAAACCTCGGTCAAGCGCCTGAAAGACATGGAAGCCGTCGTCGCCGAGGGCGGCGCCGAGCGCATGATCAAAAAAGAAGGCCTGCTGTTCCAGCGCGAACTCGACAAGCTCAACAAGTCCATCGGCGGCATCAAAGACATGAACGGCCTGCCTGATGCGCTGTTCGTCATCGACGTCGGCTACCACAAGATCGCCGTGGCCGAAGCCCGCACGCTGGGCATCCCGGTCGTGGCCGTGGTCGACACCAACCACTCGCCCGATGGCATCGACTACGTCATCCCGGGCAACGACGACTCGGCCAAGGCCATCGCGCTGTACGCCAAGGGCATCGCCGACGCCGTGCTGGAAGGCCGCGAACAAAACCTTAACGGCCTGGTCGAAGAGGCCGGCGAAGGTTCGGAAGAGTTCGTCGAAGTGCAGGACAACCAGGGCTAA
- the frr gene encoding ribosome recycling factor, translating to MSVAEIRKSAETRMAKSLDTLKVNLSKIRTGRAHTGILDHVQVEYYGSPVPVSQVANVNLVDARTISVQPYEKPMAAAIEKAIRESDLGLNPMSLGDSIRVPMPALTEERRRDLTKVVKGEGEDAKIAVRNLRREANESLKKLVKDKEISEDDERRAQDDIQKLTDRNVTEIDKLITQKEAEIMTV from the coding sequence ATGAGCGTCGCAGAAATCCGTAAATCCGCCGAAACCAGGATGGCCAAGTCGCTTGACACGCTGAAGGTCAACTTGTCCAAGATCCGCACCGGGCGTGCCCACACGGGCATCCTGGACCACGTCCAGGTCGAATACTACGGTTCGCCGGTGCCCGTGAGCCAGGTTGCCAACGTGAACCTGGTCGATGCGCGCACCATCAGCGTGCAGCCCTACGAAAAGCCCATGGCCGCGGCCATCGAGAAGGCCATCCGCGAATCCGACCTGGGCCTGAACCCCATGAGCCTGGGCGACAGCATCCGCGTGCCGATGCCGGCGCTTACCGAAGAACGCCGCCGCGACCTGACCAAGGTGGTCAAGGGCGAGGGCGAAGACGCCAAGATCGCCGTGCGCAACCTGCGCCGCGAAGCCAACGAATCGCTCAAGAAACTGGTCAAGGACAAGGAAATCTCGGAAGACGACGAGCGCCGCGCGCAAGACGACATTCAAAAGCTCACCGACCGCAACGTCACCGAGATCGACAAGCTCATTACCCAGAAAGAAGCGGAAATCATGACCGTATAA
- the tsf gene encoding translation elongation factor Ts → MAEITAALVKELREKTDAPMMECKKALTEAEGDLARAEEILRVKLGNKASKAAARVTAEGLIGLYISPDAKQGAIIEVNCETDFVAKNDDFVAFINQLAELAAIQKPADVAALSALPMGEGTVETTRTALVGKIGENISVRRFERIDTANALASYVHGGKIGVLVEYAGAEEIGKDLAMHIAATKPRALNADGVPAADIAAERSVAEQKAAESGKPAEIVAKMVEGSVQKFLKEVTLLSQPFVKNDKQTVEQMLKEKNALISKFVLFVVGEGIEKKTSDFAAEVAAAAAGRA, encoded by the coding sequence ATGGCTGAAATTACCGCCGCCCTCGTCAAGGAACTGCGCGAAAAGACCGACGCGCCCATGATGGAGTGCAAGAAGGCCCTGACCGAAGCCGAGGGCGACCTGGCCCGCGCCGAAGAAATCCTGCGCGTCAAGCTGGGCAACAAGGCCAGCAAGGCCGCCGCGCGCGTCACCGCCGAAGGCCTGATCGGCCTGTACATCTCGCCCGACGCCAAGCAGGGCGCCATCATCGAAGTCAACTGCGAAACCGACTTCGTGGCCAAGAACGACGATTTCGTCGCGTTCATCAACCAGCTGGCCGAACTGGCCGCCATCCAGAAGCCCGCCGATGTGGCCGCGCTGTCGGCGCTGCCGATGGGCGAGGGCACGGTTGAAACCACCCGCACCGCCCTGGTCGGCAAAATCGGCGAAAACATTTCGGTGCGCCGCTTCGAACGCATCGACACCGCCAACGCCCTGGCCAGCTATGTGCACGGCGGCAAGATCGGCGTGCTGGTCGAATACGCCGGCGCCGAAGAAATCGGCAAAGACCTGGCCATGCACATCGCCGCCACCAAGCCCCGCGCCCTGAACGCCGACGGCGTGCCGGCCGCCGACATCGCCGCCGAACGCTCGGTGGCCGAGCAGAAGGCCGCCGAGTCGGGCAAGCCCGCCGAGATCGTGGCCAAGATGGTCGAGGGCTCGGTGCAGAAGTTCCTGAAAGAAGTCACGCTGCTGTCGCAGCCCTTCGTCAAGAACGACAAGCAGACCGTTGAACAGATGCTCAAGGAAAAGAACGCCTTGATCAGCAAGTTCGTGCTGTTCGTGGTGGGCGAGGGCATCGAGAAGAAGACCAGCGACTTCGCCGCCGAGGTCGCCGCTGCCGCTGCCGGCCGCGCCTGA
- the map gene encoding type I methionyl aminopeptidase → MGLVTNPADLDKMRAACQDAAKILDFITPHVKPGVTTGELDRLCLEYLTDELKVKSATVGYAPPGYPPFPGAICTSVNHQVCHGIPGDKVLKNGDALNIDVTIIKDGWFGDTSRMYHVGEPSIQSRRLAEITFECMWKGIQQVRNGATLGDVGHAIQKHAESNGYSVVREFCGHGIGQRFHEDPQVLHYGKPGSGVPLTTGMIFTIEPMINAGRREIRQLADGWTVVTRDHSLSAQWEHTICVTDTGYEVLTLSPGVRQPPAFVAEPLTLPAT, encoded by the coding sequence ATGGGCCTCGTTACCAATCCCGCCGACCTGGACAAGATGCGCGCCGCCTGCCAGGACGCCGCGAAGATACTCGATTTCATCACCCCCCACGTCAAGCCCGGGGTCACCACGGGCGAGCTCGACCGCCTGTGCCTGGAATACCTGACCGACGAGCTGAAGGTGAAATCGGCCACGGTGGGCTATGCCCCTCCGGGCTACCCCCCCTTCCCCGGCGCCATCTGCACCTCGGTCAACCACCAGGTCTGCCATGGCATCCCGGGCGACAAGGTGCTGAAAAACGGTGACGCACTCAATATCGACGTCACCATCATCAAGGACGGCTGGTTCGGCGACACCAGCCGCATGTATCACGTGGGCGAGCCGTCGATCCAGTCGCGCCGCCTGGCCGAGATTACTTTCGAATGCATGTGGAAGGGTATCCAGCAGGTGCGCAACGGCGCCACCCTGGGCGATGTCGGCCACGCCATCCAGAAGCATGCCGAATCCAACGGCTATTCGGTGGTGCGCGAGTTCTGCGGCCACGGCATCGGCCAGCGCTTCCATGAAGACCCGCAGGTGCTGCACTATGGCAAGCCGGGCAGCGGCGTGCCCCTGACCACCGGCATGATCTTCACCATCGAACCCATGATCAACGCCGGCCGCCGCGAAATCCGCCAGCTGGCCGACGGCTGGACGGTCGTGACGCGCGACCACAGCCTGTCTGCGCAGTGGGAACACACGATCTGCGTGACCGACACCGGCTATGAAGTCCTGACCCTGTCGCCGGGCGTGCGCCAGCCGCCGGCGTTTGTTGCCGAACCCCTGACGCTGCCCGCCACCTGA
- a CDS encoding [protein-PII] uridylyltransferase has protein sequence MTAAAPPSLPDLRRRLQAARGEAIAQFRQHRRPDTLLFGLRRIVDHALRDLLKLHPLPAGATLAAVGGYGRGELYPHSDVDLLILLPHAPSPGDATAIETLVAALWDLGLEPGHSVRTLADCEQEAQADITVETALLESRWLAGSRALMKQFEAAIQAQLDAPAFFQAKRVEMQQRHARYQETPYALEPNCKESPGGLRDLQVILWMARAAGFGRTWREVAQAGLLTPSEARDLRRAEQAFKRLRIELHLLTGRREDRVLFDLQPGLAEVYGIQATATRRSSELLMQRYYWAARLVTQLNAILVPSIEERLFPRPDTGAREIDDDFRNLRDRLDIVRDDGFERNPTLLLRAFLVMQQHAELTGLTPRTLRAMWHSRHRIDAQFRRNPVNRKLFLQILQQPRGIVHELRRMTMLNILPRYLPVFRRIVGQMQHDLFHVYTVDQHTLTVVRNIRRFTMPEHAQEYPLASQLIANLERHWLLYVAALFHDIAKGRGGDHSELGAREVRRFAHEHGLEPDDAELVEFLVRQHLLMSAVAQKRDLSDPGVIKDFAATVRDERHLTALYLLTVADIRGTSPKVWNAWKGKLLEDLYRLTLAALGGSPADTHTVLTERKEEAARLTRLAGLRDDARAAFWNELDVAYFLRHDASDIAWHTRHLYYQVAPDGPVVRARPTEHGEGLQIMVYTRDVPELVVAICAYFDAKSLGIQDARIHTTRHGWALDSFIVLLPEGSTDLRAQATLVEHELAQRLRDPQDAAGARGAYGAPARRRQSRISKVFPVMPQAELQPDERSQSWRLSVTATDRPGLLHALTRVFASHGVSVSMAKIMTLGDRVEDVFILTGSALERPRTQMQFERAVLDALAGDDARQRAA, from the coding sequence ATGACCGCAGCCGCCCCGCCTTCGCTGCCTGACCTGCGCCGGCGGCTGCAGGCCGCCCGCGGCGAGGCCATTGCCCAGTTCCGCCAGCACCGGCGGCCGGACACCCTGCTGTTCGGATTGCGGCGCATCGTCGACCATGCGCTGCGCGACCTGCTCAAGCTGCACCCCCTGCCCGCCGGCGCCACGCTGGCGGCGGTGGGCGGGTATGGCCGCGGCGAGCTCTATCCGCATTCCGACGTCGACCTGCTGATCCTGCTGCCGCACGCGCCTTCGCCCGGCGACGCCACCGCGATCGAGACCCTGGTGGCGGCCCTGTGGGACCTGGGCCTGGAGCCCGGCCACAGCGTGCGCACCCTGGCCGACTGCGAACAGGAAGCGCAGGCCGACATCACCGTCGAGACCGCTCTGCTGGAATCGCGCTGGCTGGCCGGCAGCCGCGCCCTGATGAAGCAGTTCGAGGCGGCTATCCAGGCCCAGCTCGACGCCCCGGCGTTTTTCCAGGCCAAGCGCGTCGAGATGCAGCAGCGCCACGCGCGCTACCAGGAGACCCCCTACGCGCTGGAACCCAATTGCAAAGAATCGCCCGGCGGGCTGCGCGACCTGCAGGTGATTCTGTGGATGGCGCGCGCCGCGGGCTTCGGCCGCACCTGGCGCGAAGTGGCCCAGGCCGGGCTGCTGACGCCGTCCGAGGCGCGCGACCTGCGCCGCGCCGAGCAGGCGTTCAAGCGCCTGCGCATCGAGTTGCACCTGCTGACCGGCCGGCGCGAAGACCGCGTGCTGTTCGACCTGCAGCCCGGGCTGGCCGAGGTCTACGGCATCCAGGCCACCGCCACGCGGCGCAGCAGCGAATTGCTGATGCAGCGCTATTACTGGGCCGCGCGCCTGGTGACGCAGCTCAATGCGATTCTGGTGCCCAGCATCGAAGAGCGGCTGTTTCCGCGGCCCGACACCGGCGCGCGCGAGATCGATGACGATTTCCGCAACCTGCGCGACCGGCTCGACATCGTGCGCGACGATGGCTTCGAACGCAATCCCACGCTGCTGCTGCGCGCCTTCCTGGTGATGCAGCAGCATGCCGAACTGACCGGCCTGACGCCGCGCACGCTGCGCGCCATGTGGCATTCGCGCCATCGCATCGACGCGCAGTTCCGGCGCAACCCGGTCAACCGCAAGCTGTTCCTGCAGATCCTGCAGCAGCCGCGCGGCATCGTGCACGAGCTGCGGCGCATGACCATGCTGAACATCCTGCCCCGCTACCTGCCGGTGTTCCGCCGCATCGTCGGGCAGATGCAGCACGACCTGTTCCACGTATACACGGTCGACCAGCACACGCTGACGGTGGTGCGCAACATCCGGCGCTTCACCATGCCCGAGCATGCGCAGGAGTACCCGCTGGCCAGCCAGCTGATCGCCAACCTGGAACGCCACTGGCTGCTGTACGTGGCGGCGCTCTTTCACGACATCGCCAAGGGCCGCGGCGGCGACCATTCCGAACTGGGCGCGCGCGAAGTCAGGCGCTTCGCGCACGAGCACGGCCTGGAACCCGACGACGCCGAACTGGTCGAGTTCCTGGTGCGCCAGCACCTGCTCATGTCGGCCGTGGCGCAAAAGCGCGACCTGTCCGATCCGGGCGTCATCAAGGATTTCGCGGCCACCGTGCGCGACGAGCGCCACCTGACGGCCCTGTATCTGCTGACCGTGGCCGATATACGCGGCACCAGCCCCAAGGTTTGGAACGCCTGGAAAGGCAAGCTGCTGGAAGACCTGTACCGCCTGACCCTGGCCGCGCTGGGCGGCTCGCCGGCCGACACGCACACAGTGCTGACTGAACGCAAGGAAGAAGCGGCGCGCCTGACGCGGCTGGCAGGCCTGCGCGACGACGCGCGCGCGGCCTTCTGGAACGAGCTGGATGTGGCGTATTTCCTGCGCCACGATGCGTCGGACATCGCCTGGCACACCCGCCACCTGTATTACCAGGTGGCTCCTGACGGCCCGGTGGTGCGCGCGCGCCCCACCGAACACGGCGAAGGGCTGCAGATCATGGTGTACACGCGCGACGTGCCCGAACTGGTGGTGGCGATCTGCGCTTATTTCGACGCCAAGTCGCTGGGCATCCAGGACGCGCGCATCCACACGACCCGGCACGGCTGGGCGCTGGACAGTTTCATCGTGCTGCTGCCCGAGGGCAGCACCGACCTGCGCGCCCAGGCCACGCTGGTCGAACATGAGCTGGCGCAGCGCCTGCGCGACCCGCAGGACGCGGCCGGCGCGCGCGGCGCGTACGGCGCCCCGGCGCGCCGGCGGCAATCGCGCATTTCCAAGGTCTTTCCTGTCATGCCGCAGGCCGAACTGCAGCCCGACGAGCGCAGCCAGTCATGGCGGCTGTCGGTCACCGCCACCGACCGACCCGGCCTGCTGCACGCGCTGACGCGCGTGTTCGCCAGCCATGGGGTCAGCGTCAGCATGGCCAAGATCATGACCCTGGGCGACCGGG
- the pyrH gene encoding UMP kinase yields MSSRSYKRVLLKLSGEALMGEDAFGINRSTIVRMTDEIAEVVALGVELAIVIGGGNIFRGVAPGAQGMDRATADYMGMMATIMNALALQDALKHKDVDTRVQSALNIDQVVEPYIRPKALRYLEEGKVVIFAAGTGNPFFTTDTAAALRGAEIGAEIVLKATKVDGIYSADPNKDPTATRYARISFDEAIVRRLEVMDATAFALCRDQKLPIKVFSINKSGALKRAVSGEDEGTLVHV; encoded by the coding sequence ATGAGCAGCAGATCATACAAACGGGTTCTTCTCAAACTTTCCGGCGAAGCGCTGATGGGCGAAGATGCCTTTGGCATCAATCGCAGCACCATCGTGCGCATGACCGATGAAATCGCCGAAGTGGTGGCGCTGGGCGTCGAGCTGGCCATCGTCATCGGCGGCGGCAACATTTTCCGCGGCGTGGCGCCCGGCGCGCAGGGCATGGACCGCGCCACGGCCGACTACATGGGCATGATGGCCACCATCATGAACGCCCTGGCCCTGCAGGATGCCTTGAAGCACAAAGATGTCGACACCCGGGTGCAATCGGCGCTGAACATCGACCAGGTGGTCGAGCCGTACATCCGCCCCAAGGCGCTGCGCTACCTCGAAGAAGGCAAGGTCGTCATTTTCGCGGCCGGCACGGGCAACCCGTTCTTCACCACCGATACCGCGGCCGCGCTGCGCGGCGCCGAGATCGGCGCCGAGATCGTGCTCAAGGCCACCAAGGTCGACGGCATCTACAGCGCCGACCCCAATAAAGATCCCACCGCCACGCGCTATGCGCGCATCAGTTTCGACGAGGCCATCGTGCGCCGGCTCGAAGTCATGGATGCCACCGCGTTCGCGCTGTGCCGCGACCAGAAATTGCCCATCAAGGTGTTTTCGATCAACAAGTCCGGCGCGCTCAAGCGCGCGGTCAGCGGCGAAGACGAAGGCACCCTGGTACACGTTTAA
- a CDS encoding 1-deoxy-D-xylulose-5-phosphate reductoisomerase → MSRFQRVAVLGSTGSIGESTLDVIARHPERLAVFALSARSRMERLAGQAAASGAAVVVVPDTAARQRFLAAWPAGRTPPEIRVGAQALADTAADAACDTVMAAIVGAAGLPAALAAAHAGKRVLLANKEALVAAGALFMRAVRAHGAELLPIDSEHNAIFQCLPHGGRAGAPSEPARGVRRLILTASGGPFRRHDPQDLHDVTPDQACAHPNWSMGRKISVDSATMVNKGLEVIEAHWLFAMPAERIQVLIHPQSVVHSMVEYDDGSVLAQLGQPDMRTPISYGLGFPERLDSGVGALDLARWGKLEFETPDMQRFPCLQLAFDALRAGQAACVALNAANEVAVDAFLSGRLRYTWIPRVITAALEWQQRQSSVTLDSLADVLALDAAVRAYAGNLGLA, encoded by the coding sequence TTGAGTCGTTTCCAACGCGTTGCTGTCCTGGGCTCTACCGGTTCGATCGGCGAAAGCACCCTGGATGTCATCGCCCGTCATCCCGAGCGGCTGGCGGTATTCGCCTTGTCGGCCCGCAGCCGGATGGAACGCCTGGCCGGGCAGGCCGCCGCCAGCGGCGCGGCGGTGGTGGTGGTGCCCGATACGGCCGCCCGGCAGCGCTTCCTGGCCGCCTGGCCCGCCGGGCGCACCCCGCCCGAAATCCGCGTCGGCGCCCAGGCGCTGGCCGACACCGCCGCCGACGCGGCCTGCGACACGGTCATGGCCGCCATCGTCGGCGCGGCGGGCCTGCCGGCCGCGCTGGCCGCGGCCCACGCCGGCAAGCGCGTGCTGCTGGCCAACAAAGAAGCCCTGGTCGCCGCGGGCGCGCTGTTCATGCGGGCCGTGCGCGCGCACGGCGCCGAACTGCTGCCCATCGACAGCGAGCACAACGCCATCTTCCAATGCCTGCCGCACGGCGGCCGCGCCGGCGCGCCCAGCGAACCGGCACGCGGCGTGCGGCGGCTGATCCTCACCGCCTCGGGCGGGCCATTCCGCCGGCACGACCCCCAAGACCTGCACGACGTCACGCCCGACCAGGCCTGCGCCCATCCCAACTGGAGCATGGGGCGCAAGATCTCGGTCGATTCGGCCACCATGGTCAACAAAGGGCTCGAAGTCATCGAGGCCCACTGGCTGTTCGCCATGCCGGCCGAGCGCATCCAGGTGCTGATCCATCCGCAAAGCGTGGTGCACTCCATGGTCGAGTACGACGACGGCTCGGTGCTGGCGCAGCTGGGCCAGCCCGACATGCGCACGCCCATCTCTTACGGCCTGGGCTTTCCCGAGCGCCTGGACAGCGGGGTAGGGGCGCTGGACCTCGCCCGCTGGGGCAAGCTCGAGTTCGAAACCCCCGACATGCAGCGTTTTCCGTGCCTGCAACTGGCTTTCGACGCCCTGCGCGCCGGGCAGGCCGCCTGCGTGGCCCTGAACGCCGCCAACGAAGTGGCGGTCGACGCGTTCCTGTCCGGCCGCCTGCGCTATACCTGGATTCCCCGGGTAATCACCGCCGCGCTCGAATGGCAGCAGCGCCAGTCTTCTGTTACGCTCGATAGCCTGGCCGACGTCCTGGCGCTCGATGCCGCGGTGCGGGCCTACGCGGGCAATCTCGGCCTGGCCTGA
- the rseP gene encoding RIP metalloprotease RseP, translating into MLFTLLAFIVALGILITFHELGHYWVARLCGVRVLRFSVGFGKVLLRRTDRHGTEWAVSAIPLGGYVKMQDDPPAGAPRAVAAQSFNTQPVGRRIAIVAAGPIFNLVLAVLLYAGLNLAGTQEPAAVIAPPAAGSSAEQAGFQGGDRILAIDGRQVASWNDARWRLLDVLSAGGQARVEVRAASGATQQRALQVPGNRMDPAQGDPLADAGLRLALPKPVVREVIAGGEGEHAGLRNGDRIIRAGDTPEPGTAQLVDIIQHHAGQPLALTLLRDGAQVSLTVVPRAETVQGETIGRIGVQLGGDLPMVTVRYGLFESMGRAAARTWDTAWLSLRMMGRMVIGEVSWRNISGPVTIADYAGQTARLGIAAYVAYLALISISLGVLNLLPIPMLDGGHLLYYLVEIVRGSPPPDRWIDIGQRAGIGLLAGLMGLALFNDFARLFT; encoded by the coding sequence ATGCTTTTCACCCTGCTTGCCTTCATCGTCGCCCTGGGCATACTGATCACGTTCCACGAACTGGGGCACTACTGGGTGGCGCGCCTGTGCGGCGTGCGCGTGCTGCGGTTTTCCGTCGGCTTCGGCAAGGTGCTGCTGCGCCGCACCGACCGGCACGGCACCGAATGGGCCGTATCGGCCATTCCGCTGGGCGGCTACGTCAAAATGCAGGACGATCCGCCGGCCGGCGCGCCGCGCGCCGTGGCCGCGCAATCGTTCAATACCCAGCCGGTGGGGCGGCGCATCGCCATCGTGGCGGCCGGCCCGATATTCAACCTGGTGCTGGCCGTGCTGCTCTATGCCGGGCTGAACCTGGCCGGCACCCAGGAACCCGCCGCCGTCATCGCCCCGCCTGCCGCCGGCTCATCGGCCGAGCAGGCCGGTTTCCAGGGCGGCGACCGCATCCTGGCCATCGACGGGCGCCAGGTGGCCTCCTGGAACGACGCGCGCTGGCGCCTGCTCGATGTGCTGTCGGCCGGCGGCCAGGCCCGGGTCGAGGTGCGCGCGGCCAGCGGCGCCACGCAGCAGCGCGCCCTGCAGGTGCCCGGCAACCGCATGGACCCGGCGCAAGGCGACCCCCTGGCCGATGCCGGGCTGCGGCTGGCCCTGCCCAAGCCGGTCGTGCGCGAAGTGATCGCGGGCGGCGAAGGCGAGCACGCGGGCCTGCGCAATGGCGACCGCATCATCCGCGCCGGCGACACGCCCGAGCCGGGCACCGCCCAACTGGTCGACATCATCCAGCACCACGCCGGGCAGCCCCTGGCGCTGACCCTGCTGCGCGACGGGGCGCAAGTCTCGCTGACCGTGGTGCCGCGCGCCGAAACGGTGCAGGGCGAAACCATCGGCCGCATCGGCGTGCAGCTGGGCGGCGACCTGCCCATGGTGACGGTACGTTACGGACTGTTCGAGAGTATGGGGCGCGCCGCGGCGCGCACCTGGGACACGGCCTGGCTGTCGCTGCGCATGATGGGGCGCATGGTGATCGGCGAAGTGTCCTGGCGCAACATCAGCGGCCCGGTCACCATCGCCGATTACGCCGGCCAGACCGCACGCCTGGGCATCGCCGCCTACGTGGCGTATCTGGCGCTGATCAGCATCAGCCTGGGCGTACTCAACCTGTTGCCGATTCCGATGCTGGACGGCGGGCATCTGCTGTACTATCTCGTCGAAATTGTGCGTGGCAGCCCGCCGCCGGACCGCTGGATCGACATCGGGCAGCGCGCCGGCATCGGTTTGCTCGCGGGCCTCATGGGGCTGGCGCTGTTCAACGATTTCGCCCGTCTGTTCACCTGA
- the uppS gene encoding polyprenyl diphosphate synthase, with the protein MAISSTQAVPATQAVPQHVAIIMDGNGRWATRRHLPRTAGHAKGVQAVRRVVEACGRRGVRYLTLFAFSSENWRRPPEEVSLLMRLFVQALEREVDKLNEQGVRLHVVGDMSRFEPRLQALIADAQARTASNDRLHLSVAANYGGRWDILQATRAMLSQHPELARDPQRIDEAHLADHLSMAWAPEPDLFIRTGGEQRISNFLIWQLAYAELYFTDQYWPDFGAAELDAAFEWYRTRERRFGRTSAQLREDAAR; encoded by the coding sequence ATGGCTATCAGTTCCACCCAGGCAGTCCCCGCCACGCAGGCGGTTCCCCAGCATGTTGCCATCATCATGGACGGCAACGGCCGCTGGGCCACGCGCCGGCACCTGCCGCGCACCGCGGGCCACGCCAAGGGCGTGCAGGCCGTGCGGCGTGTGGTCGAGGCCTGCGGGCGGCGCGGCGTGCGCTATCTGACCCTGTTCGCGTTCAGTTCCGAAAACTGGCGGCGCCCCCCCGAAGAAGTCTCGCTGCTGATGCGCCTGTTCGTGCAGGCGCTCGAGCGCGAGGTCGACAAGCTCAATGAACAAGGCGTGCGCCTGCACGTGGTGGGCGACATGTCGCGCTTCGAACCGCGCCTGCAGGCCCTGATCGCCGACGCCCAGGCGCGCACCGCCAGCAACGACCGCCTGCACCTGTCGGTGGCGGCCAACTACGGCGGGCGCTGGGACATCCTGCAGGCCACCCGCGCCATGCTCAGCCAGCACCCCGAACTGGCCCGCGACCCGCAGCGCATCGACGAGGCGCATCTGGCCGACCACCTGTCCATGGCATGGGCGCCCGAGCCCGACCTGTTCATCCGCACCGGCGGCGAGCAGCGCATTTCCAATTTCCTGATCTGGCAGCTGGCCTATGCCGAGCTGTACTTCACCGACCAGTACTGGCCCGATTTCGGCGCGGCCGAGCTCGACGCCGCATTCGAGTGGTATCGCACCCGCGAACGCCGTTTCGGGCGCACCAGCGCCCAGTTGCGCGAAGACGCTGCGCGCTAG